CATCCCTAGACCCTAGAACATGGttttcaggaagcaacatttttatatatgtattaatcacCCTACTTTTTCTGTCATTGATTATAGGATACAGATGTCTCTACTCAAGACTCCATGCCTCTCACAATGGAGTCCAACTAGCAGCTGCCGTGCTTAAgctaaaaacaaaaggaggataTGTTGGGAAGCACAGTGCAAAATAGCCCCTGACTGAGaaggtccttgggaaaatggtggAGGGCCAGAAGTACCCAGGCTTTGCCATAGCtgaaaaacatctcctgctttTAGCCATGCTCGGCACCAAGATTTAATAATACTAAAgatgttgcttgagaaaatgggtCATGGGATAAACATCTGGGTCATTTAGAACATGCTGTCCTTGAAATATCTTCTACTGATTATGTCTTAACCCCGTACATGCTCTGCTGGCCATatactctaagctctttgttcctgcttctataaaaaggcttgactgcagaaataaatttgtcagtccttgcaagagactgtccaagTTTTGTCCTTTCAGATTCATCATTTCCAAGTCCCGGGGAGAAAATCCCTAcaaacttgaacatcaggaaattcagggttcatgtattgctgaagcctggcttggagaattttgagcattactttactagcaggtgagatgagtgcaattgtgcggtagtttgagcattctttggcattgcctttctttggaaatggaatcaaaactgaccttttccaaaatTACAAATtgaagtgggatttttttttaatcataagtaTAATTTACCACATAAcgtaaaatatttacttatctaAACCTTTCCTCATATGCAAacttttaaatctcttttctaTGCTTACCAATATGTATGTTGAGATAATACCATAAAGTTTTTCTTTGtcagtaaagaaaataaagtccagaAATATCCCAAAGGATATACACAACTATAGAAGGAAAAGTTCCTTGTATTTGGACTATTATTAAACTGTTCCTGAGGTTATTTCAGTCCTTATGGACGACAGCCCTGGAGTCTACACTTATGTCTCCATAATTGACTTCACGATTACTCCTCTCCCAGTGGAATCCCTCATAGAGGATGAGTAAAAGCTCAATGCTAAAATACTCTTGAAAAAGGTATCAGAGATTTAAAAACAACTGAGGTAGTTAAAAACACCACTTTTGATTCACTAGCTCATGATCACAGATTATAGACAAAAGGTTGCTATGATCTTTAAATATCCATAGTTATCCAGTTATCCTTACTTTAAGACATATCAGGTACACTAGAATTCAGGAAACGGATTTTCTTTATGTATATCACTGAAGTTTACTTTCTCTGTCTAAAGGGTGAGATCTCTTGAATTGATGCAGCCTTGTTAGAAAGTTGTTCATTGCGGTATAAGGATTGGAATATTCACCAGCTTCTCTCTTTGCTTTTAAAGAGAGGGCCAAGTAATTatgacatgttttaaaatttaatgactATTAATGCAAGTTCAACATTTGTAATGAAGCAATTAAAATTCATGTATTTGAGAGAATGACTTTGATATGAGAAAAGGAACGTATGTTTAGAAGTAGAGTTAGAGAACTTTATCTACTCTTAGTGATTTTTGATTTTACTTAACATACCAGTATTGTCTAATCACATTTTTTCAAAGATGGCTCCAATAACAATGGAAACTAAATATATTGaggtaaaataaagtaaaaatatttcaaatatttttaatactgtcATGTAATGACACAAATACTGACTTAGCTATCATAATGGCTATAAACACTACCATAGAGATTCCATGCAATATGCTTATTTTAGATAAGATGTAATACTCCTAATTTGGATAAGATAATTTTTAACAATAAGTATAGCAAGAATAGAAATTCCAAATGTGAATAATCTTAGACAATAAAATACGCTAATTTCTTGCAGAAATCCTTGCCAATgtatgatttaaataaaataaccatATAACTTCTTTCATTGTTTAATGGAATAACAATTCCTGAAGTTTAGTAATATATAAATCCAAATCCGTGCATCTTATTGATGTTAAAATTGTTTTGTATACCTTTTCTCATTAAGAAGTAAATAATGTATAGCTACATTTAAGAGCATATTGATGAATTGATGACTCAAAGtcacaatttcatttcttttgcctttGCCTCTCAGCAGTTGTCTGCCATGGGTGACAGGGGAACAAGCAACTACTCAGAAGCGACTGACTTCATTCTTTTCGGCTTCAGGGTCTGCCTGAAACTACACATTCTCCTCTTTCTGCTATTTCTGCTTATCTACCCCAGGATCCTTCTAGGAAATATTGGCATGATGGTCATTATTATGACTGACCCCCAGCTGAACACACCAATGTATTTTTCCCTAGGCAACCTCTCCTTCATTGATCTCTTCTATTCTTCTGTTATTGCACCCAAGGCTATGAGCAACTTCTGGTCTGAGAGCAAGTCCATCTCATTTGCAGGCTGTATTAGCCAGTTCTTTCTCTTTGCTCTCTTCATTGTGACTAAAGGATTTATCCTGGCAATCATGGCTTATGACCGCTTCATTGCCATCTGCAACCCACTCCTCTACTCTGTCCAGATGTCAGCACATCTCTGTGTTCAGTTGGTGGCTGGCTcctattttttttggctgtatcagCTCAGTTCTTCAAACCAGCATGACATTTACTTTATCCTTTTGTGCATCTCGAACCATTGACCATTTTTACTGTGATGACCGTCCACTTCAGAAGATTTCTTGTTCTGATCTCAATATTCataagttgctttttttttcttgtgcagCATTATCATTTTGCCTACCATAATTGTCACTATTgtgtcatacatatatatatatatatatatatatatatatatatatatattgtatccACAGTTCTAAAAATATGCTCCACTGAGGGGTCAAAGAAAGACTTCTCCACTTGTAGCTCTCACCTAGGAGTTGTGAGTGTACTCTATGGTGTTGTATTTTTTATGTATCTCACTCCTGATACATTTCCTGAGCTCAGTAAAGTGGCTTCCTTATGTTACCCCCTAGTCACTGCCATGTTGAATCCTTTGATTTACTCTTTGAGGAACAAAGATGTCAAGGAAGCTCTGAGAAAGAGCCTAGAGAAAAGTtactttaattctatttttacagTGATGTAAATGAAAGTCCTGGGAATTATAACAACTTGGGGAAGCAACTGATTAAAAAGTTGTACCCAttgatcttaaaaatatttaatcataaaGTTTTAATTTCTTAGAATTCCATGTATTTACAGCTGAAAAGTACATTTGGAATATGATTTGCATGTTTTTATTCAGAATGGAATGACTTTCTCTGTGCTTCATCTTCATTTTGCTTGCATTAGTAACATGTGTTATGTGGATATAAATGTACTTGGTAGAGGTAGCACAAGCTAATGTAATAAGCAAATGAAATATCATATTTACTGAAGAAATCTTTGTGAACTCTTAGTGAGAGAATCACTCTGCAGTGCACAGTCTGAAGGGTGACATGTAAGTAACTCTTAATTGCCCAGAGgctaaatgaatttatttcatgGTTTCTCTGACATGAATAATTATATCTCCCTATCATTTGAATATTAATTAATCTGATAAATTTTTTtgtatatccttcctttttacaagaaaactgtaataaaataaacaagcaaattttatattttgttgacgctaactccttggagggaaagttatgaccaacctagatagcatattgaaaagcagagacattactttgccaataaaggtccgtctagtcaaggctatggtttttcctgtggtcatgtatggatgtgagagttggactgtgaagaaggctgagcgccgaagaattgatgcttttgaacagtggtgttggagaagactcttgagaatcccttggactgcaaagagatccaaccagtccattctgaaggagatcagccctgggatttctttggaaggaatgatgagaaagctgaaagtccagtattctggccacctcatgcgaagagttgactcattggaaaagactctgatgctgggagggatggggggcaggaggagaagagcatgacagcgggtgaaatggctggatggcatcactgactcagtggacgtgagtctgagtgaactccgggagttggtgatggacagggaggcctggcgtgctgcgattcatggggtcccaaagagtcggacacgactgagcgactgatctgatctgatgtgccTTAGTGAGAATTATTTTGTCAatccaatatttattgaattttgatGTACTCTTTACCCTATAAAAATTCCTAGGCATAAGTAATTTCTCTACTTGAGGTCACAGTAATTGAGGGGAAAATATCTGACTAGAGAGCTAACATGCCATATGTTAAACCAAGTGAATACAAGCaaatatagaaatatgtataGAGCGCAGTCTTTAGAGATGAGTGATCTAAATGATCaatgaaagattaaaaacttcctgaaattcagttttttattttaatgcgcAAGAAAGGGAGCAAGAGAAACTTAGAAGGAAATTCATGGAACTCATACAGACCTATATAACAAGACAAGGAAGATTTCTTTTATTCTGCAGGCAGCAGGGAAGCACTGTGGATTTCTAAAAGGATATATTGTGTTcaaatttgtattttagaaaaattgcaTTTTAACTTTGGGTAGCTAAATattcatagaagaaaataatcacaGAAAGCCTCTGATTATCCAAATGAGAGGTTATGATTGTTTTAATGACAGCAGTCTTACATGAGACAGTGAAGAGAGGGAATATCTTTTAAACCATGGATAAACTAAGCTGAATATTGGGGTGGTTAATAAAATGAGGTCTGGTGGAAGATAATAattatttcatgtttaaaaatcTCTCACTGGGAAAATGTTGCCTcataaaataaggaagaaaatatgaTTAACAATATTTAACCATTAAGAGTTAAGAAAATATTCTCAGAACTCAGACTGAGCTTTCAAATTCTGCTTTTGCCTATGTGTTCCAAGGTCAACTGTCTTGACTTTGCAGAAACTCTAGTTTCTCAGTTTAATATACCTAACTAtccttatttaatattttcctgtttaaaataTCCAACCTACTTTCTCTTCCTAAACTGATTAAGCTTTTACTAATACTGAATTATAATAAAAGAGAAGCTCTGGTCCCACATCATTTTTGCTATCTATACACTTTAAAAACTCAGATAAAttctaaacataatttttaaattaaaaactggtttttaaaaataatattaaaattaactgataaaaatattttagaaaaaatgacACTCTTATCAAGTTGGGCTTACTAAATAGAGTAGTATGTCTCTGAGGTTGATGTAGTCTTTTAGTCACACTGcagttttaaaggaatttttaaatagaGATCCTAATCTCATAAGTGTTTTTGCTAAAGATATAAAGTTAATTGTATGAATGCTATCTTTCCTTCAGTATATTTTTTAACTGTTTGGTATTTAAATATAGGAAAACAGCATTAGCAACCATCATCTGTCTTTGAATTTGTGATTTAGAGAGCATTTGTCATATCCTGAGGCATTTGTCATATCCTGAAACATAGGTATATCAAGATATACAGGTAATAATTTGAagtgaatttttctctttttcccttgtttttgacTATTATTAGACTATTTGTTTGTATCTAAGGTTACTTCAGTCCTCATGGACAACAGCCCAAGAGTCTTCACTTATGGCACCATAATTGACTTTACGATTACTCCTCTCCCAGTGGAATCCGTCACAGAGGATGAGCAAAAATTCAATGCTGAAATATCCTGAGGAAGGTTTCACAGGCTTTAAATAACTAACACCATCATAAACACCACTACCCATACTCTAGCTCATGATCATGGTCTCTGGACGATGCAAGTTGTGATGGTCTTTAAATATCCATGGTTACCCACGTATATTTATCTTAAAACACCTAAGGTGTAACAGAATTCAGGAAAGGGATTTCCCTTTATGTATATCAGTGAAGTTTACTTGCATTATCTAAACAGTGAGATCTCTTGAATCGATGGAGCCTTGGTAGAAAGTCATTCACTGCAGTGTAAGGATTGGAATATTCACTaccttctttctctgcctcaaaaagaagtttaaatgactgtgatatttgttaaatgagtgttaatggaaatgaaatatttataatgaggcaataaaaatgtatatattgggagaatggctttgacctgagaaaaggaaaatatttgaaaattccaTTGGAGAACTTGATCTTCACTTAGTGATTTTTGGAtgttattaactatgccaaaaatgtctattttattgtattttcaaaGATGGCCtacatgaataaagaaaatgaaatatattgagctaaaataaggtaaaaatattttcaatttatttactaCTGTCATGTAATGAATCAAACACTAACTTCGCTCTCATGAGGGCTATAAACACTATCATATATATTACATGagatatattcattttaaataatgtgCATTCTACAATTTTAGATGAAGAAAGTCTCTAGCTATACATAGTTTAAGAATAGAAATTTAGAATGTGAGTGATTTTAGGCAATAAAATAGGCTAATTTCTTGCAGAAATCCCTGCCAGttatgatttaaataaaataaccaaaGAACACCTTTTCACTGCTTAATAGAATTACAGTATAAGAAGCCTACTGACTTCTACTttaaattcttgcatcttcctgaCATTAAAATTGTTTTGTATGCAATATCTTATTAAGCAGTAAATAATTTAATTCTACATTTAAGAAAGTATTAACAGCACTAGAATCAAAGCCacagtttcatttattttgcctTGTGCTTCTCAGCAGATTTCTGCCATGGGTGACAGGGAAACAAGCAACCACTCAGAAGCGACTGAGTTCATTCTTGTTGGCTTCAGGGTCCGCCCAGAGTTTCACATCCTCCTCTTCCTGCTTTTTCTACTTGTCTATGCCATGATCCTTCTAGGAAATATTGGCATGATGGTCATTATTATGACTGATCCCCGGCTGAACACACCAATGTATTTCTTCCTAGGCAACCTGTCCTTCGTTGATCTCTTCTATTCATCTGTTATTGCACCTAAGGCTATGATCAACATCTGGTCTGAGAGCAAGTCCATCTCCTATGCAGGCTGTGTGACACAGCTGTTTCTCTTTATCCTCTTCATTGTGACCGAGGGGTTTCTCCTGGCAGTCATGGCTTATGACCGCTTCATTGCCATCTGCAACCCACTCCTCTACTCTGTGCAGATGTCAGCACATCTCTGTGTTCAATTTGTGGCTGGTTCctatttttttggctgtatcaGCTCAGTTCTTCAGACCATCATGACATTTACTTTATCCTTTTGTGCTTCTCGGAACATTGACCATTTTTACTGTGATGAGCGTCCACTTCTGAGGATTTCTTGTTCTGATCTCTACATTCCTAATATGGTATCCTTTTTCCTATGCACCATTATCATTTTGCCTACCATAATTGTCATTATTGtgtcttatatatatattgtatccACAGTTCTAAAAATACGCTCCACTGAGGGGCGAAAGAAAGTCTTCTCCACTTGCAGCTCTCACCTGGGAGTCGTGAGTGTACTGTATGGTGCCATCATCTTTATGTATGTCATCCCTGACAGATTTCCTGAGCTGAGTAAAGTGGCCTCCTTGTGTTACACCCTGGTCACTCCCATGTTGAATCCTTTGATTTACTCTCTGAGAAACAAAGATGTCAAAGAAGCTCTGAGGAAGATCCTGgggaaaaaactatttttatttaattctatatTAACTGAAAATAGAGTTAAGTAAACGTAATATTCTGAAAGAGCTGAGCTTTATAATAACTTAGAGAATCACTGattcaaatctatttttaatatttgtttattttaattggaggttaattactttacaatattgtattggttttgccatacatcaacatgaatccgcgaCAGGTATAAACGtattccccatgctgaaccctctcccacctccttccttgAACCATTCCGCTGGGTCCTCCCAGTgaaccagacccaagcatccagtatcatgcatcgaacctggactggtgattcgtctcatatatgatattacacatgtttcagtgccattctcccaaatcatcccaccatctccctctcctacagagtccaaaagactgttctctacatctgcgtctcttttgctgtctcgcttacagggttatcattaccatctttctaaattccgtatacgATTCAAAACTtaagagactttatttgtttgaatCGCATATGTGAAGAACATATACTTTGAAAGATGTATTTGGAACTAATCAGAATACATACATCTGGAAGATGGACTCtattttgtctggctattgattttgGAATGGACTGACTTTCTCTGTACTTTCTTTTGGATAATGATAATGGTTTCCATGTAATTTGTTTTTAGGACATATATATACCAACTTCTGACACTTTGAGGCTGTTGTTTGGGATGTATTGTTTATCTTGAGTCAGTaccatatgttttatatatatatatatatgtttatatatatatatgtttatatatatatatatgtttatatatatatatatatatacacacttggTAAAGGTAACACAGTCTGATATATTAAGAAAGACAGAACAAAATACCAGATTTACTAAAGAAATCTTTGTGAATGTCTAGTGAGAGAATCAGATACTCTGCAGTACACAGTCTCAAGTGTGAAACGTAAGTAACTCTTAATTTTCCAGAGGTTAACCAAGTGACACATTTATCTCATGTGTTCTTTGGCTTGAATCATTATTATTTCTCCCTTTCATTTGAATATATACTAAGCtgataaattgttttttaaaattgtaccTGTTCACAAGGAAATTGtaataaaagtaaacaagagTAAAGATAATTCATATTTTGTTATATATGCCTTAGTGAGAATTCATTAGTCAAATTAATACttacttaatttttatatactCTGTGCCCTATAAAAATTCccaattttaaatgatttctgtACTTGAGCTCACATTAATTGATGGAAAAAATGGCTAAATGGATAGCTATTAATAAAATGTCATATGATAAACCCAGTGaataaagtgagtgaaagttgctcaattatgtccgactttttgcaactctatggacagtccatggaattctctagtccaggatactggagtgggtatctcctcccttctccaggggatcttcccaaccaagggattgaacccaagtcttccacattgcaggcagattcattaccagctaagccacaagggtaAAAATTATGAAGACAGAGCAACTTCTATAGATGAGTGATATAAATGACCAGGGAAAAATTCATAAGTAAATTTGTAAACATAAATAAACCTCAGCAAAGATAAATAGAAAACTTTCTGTGCAAAGGCAATTAAATAATGATATGTTAAACTTCCAAAAATTTAATTCCTGATATTAATGTAAAAGAGAGGGAGTGAAATTTAAGACTTAAAAGGAAATTCATGGAAATTGTGTACATCTATATAAGAAGACAAGGAGGTTGACTTATTTTCTGCGGACCACAGGGAAGCAATAgggatttttctttaaagaatatattGTGTTCAAACCgacattttagaaaaatcatgTTGGTAACTAGTGGAAGATAAATATTCATAGAAGAAGATAATCACTGTCTTATGACAGTGGAGAGAGGGAATACCTTTAAAATTATAGATAAACTAAACTGAATATTAATTAATGGTTGATAAAGCTAAAACAAGGTAGAAGTGAGTAATGACTTCTAATGTTTGAGCATCTCTAACTGGGGAAATACCACCtaataaaataagaagaaaagtaTGAATAATAATAGTTAATCATTAAGAGTTAACAAAATAAAGTCAGATCAGACTGAGCTTTCTCATCCTGGTTTGCCTATGTGCTTGATAGTCAACTGTCTTGACTTTACAGAAACTCTTATTTCTCAGTTGAATAAAAGAATACTAAGGTCCAGTGAGCAAAGAACCTGTGCCTGGGATTTAGGTGAGGTGAAACTGAAAAGAATTACGAATTTCTTGAAGGCTTGTTCCATTATAGGACTCAGCTCGTTGCATGAAAGTTTCTGTATTTTACAAGCAAAAGGGTGCTAGTAAAACATGCCTAAATAAACTGAAGACCACATTTATCTAAAACATTATTACTACTTTAATCTCATCTTGTGGCATCCCATTACATTTATAATTATAGCTAATTGTAGAGTCATAACTAGCTAATTTTACTAAATGGGAGTGTTCATGGTATTTAATCCTCACTCAGCTGCTGCTACACTAAcaacaattatatttaaaaatttagcctccttttaatattccatttttaatataggaaatatctaaataaattgttagttaaaaataacaaatatatcaTTATTATGAATAAGCAAAactaaattttctattttattgtgcAGCTTCCTATTCTTCCAGTGAagatgaaatctttaaaaaaaacatgtgTCTGAATTATTgctcaaaaatataaattcttggaTCTAAAGAAGACCtgcacattatttttttaaacactttattgAGGAATAATTGGTTTGAAATAAACAGTATGTATTTAAATTGAAGAACTCTGTGAGTTTTGTGGCCAATGAAATCACTACCAcatcaagatacagaatatttccttCATTTCCAAATGGTTGATTAGGCCTCGTTTCAAGCCATTCTTCCCTCCAAACCCATCTCCAGATAACCAGTGATCTGGATGGTATGTAATAGAATCATAGAGCATGTCATCTTTTCTCTCAGGCTTCTTCGCTGTGTAAaatgattttcagattttttcattttgtcatgTATAAGTAAcccttctttttattgctgagtaattttccattttccattgtacatatataccaaatTTTGTTTATGCACTCTTAAATAAATGGGCAACTGATGTTTGATCAGCTTTTAGATATTGCGAATACAGCTGATATGTGTTCATATGTGTTTGCCTAGTTTGTTTTCCTTATCTTTGCTGATTTTTGAAGTTTGAGATTCTGAGATCTCATAATATATATGTTTGATTTGAAGAGACTA
This window of the Bos taurus isolate L1 Dominette 01449 registration number 42190680 breed Hereford chromosome 5, ARS-UCD2.0, whole genome shotgun sequence genome carries:
- the OR9K2K gene encoding LOW QUALITY PROTEIN: olfactory receptor 9K2 (The sequence of the model RefSeq protein was modified relative to this genomic sequence to represent the inferred CDS: inserted 2 bases in 1 codon), with amino-acid sequence MGDRETSNHSEATEFILVGFRVRPEFHILLFLLFLLVYAMILLGNIGMMVIIMTDPRLNTPMYFFLGNLSFVDLFYSSVIAPKAMINIWSESKSISYAGCVTQLFLFILFIVTEGFLLAVMAYDRFIAICNPLLYSVQMSAHLCVQFVAGSYFFGCISSVLQTIMTFTLSFCASRNIDHFYCDERPLLRISCSDLYIPNMVSFFLCTIIILPTIIVIIVSYIYIVSTVLKIRSTEGRKKVFSTCSSHLGVVSVLYGAIIFMYVIPDRFPELSKVASLCYTLVTPMLNPLIYSLRNKDVKEALRKILGXKNYFYLILY